In the Rattus rattus isolate New Zealand chromosome 18, Rrattus_CSIRO_v1, whole genome shotgun sequence genome, one interval contains:
- the LOC116886955 gene encoding membrane cofactor protein-like encodes MPCQHCLDPFSSQCFLVTLLVTLLSTSSDACGQPPTFGNMKLTGDLKTSYGTGEQVKYSCRPGYMQRSRNISSVCGADGQWSPISKDACRRKSCPRQDDPVNGQVILVNGTSEFGMQVEYVCNPGFYIIGQRILYCILMGSGVQWSEEAPICSKILCKPPPNIENGEFFPNHNDVFEYHEVATYKCKRVSGQDELSLVGESQIYCSENRSWSADPPKCKVVKCPQPVIENGKQTSGFSRKYSYRATIMFECNQGLYLHGSNRVVCEGDSTWQPPIPVCRNQPPPPTSPSPVPSHPTTPSSTKVPISSKGTSSNFGDSNVWIISLIIMAPLKLQ; translated from the coding sequence ATGCCTTGCCAACACTGCCTTGACCCCTTTTCTTCTCAGTGCTTTCTTGTGACCCTCCTGGTAACCCTGTTGTCTACGTCGTCTGATGCCTGTGGTCAGCCACCTACATTTGGAAACATGAAGCTCACTGGAGATCTAAAAACCAGTTATGGGACTGGGGAACAAGTGAAATactcatgtagaccaggataCATGCAACGATCCCGCAACATCTCCAGTGTGTGTGGTGCAGATGGCCAGTGGTCACCCATTTCAAAGGACGCATGTCGCAGAAAATCATGTCCAAGGCAAGATGATCCTGTAAATGGTCAAGTAATCCTTGTGAATGGAACTTCTGAGTTTGGTATGCAAGTTGAATATGTTTGTAATCCTGGATTTTATATAATTGGTCAAAGAATTCTATATTGTATTCTTATGGGATCAGGGGTGCAGTGGAGTGAGGAGGCCCCAATATGTTCAAAGATTTTATGTAAACCACCTCCAAATATAGAAAATGGAGAATTCTTCCCAAATCATAATGACGTGTTTGAGTATCACGAAGTGGCAACATACAAATGTAAACGTGTATCTGGCCAGGACGAACTGTCACTTGTTGGAGAGAGTCAGATTTATTGCTCTGAAAATAGATCATGGAGTGCTGACCCTCCTAAGTGCAAAGTGGTCAAGTGTCCGCAACCTGTAATTGAAAATGGGAAACAGACATCAGGATTCAGCAGGAAATACTCTTACAGAGCAACGATCATGTTTGAATGTAACCAAGGGCTTTACCTTCACGGGAGCAATAGAGTTGTGTGTGAGGGTGACAGTACATGGCAGCCACCGATTCCAGTGTGTCGGAACCAGCCACCTCCTCCCACGTCACCTTCTCCCGTGCCATCCCACCCCACAACACCTTCCAGTACAAAAGTTCCAATCTCTAGCAAAGGGACATCATCTAATTTTGGAGATTCAAATGTCTGGATCATTTCTCTGATAATTATGGCTCCATTGAAGTTACAGTAA